A window of the Nibribacter ruber genome harbors these coding sequences:
- a CDS encoding four helix bundle protein, with amino-acid sequence MHNFKELKIWQEAMTLAKMVYEASSSFPANEKYGLTSQINRAAVSVPSNIAEGAGRGGDKEFIQFLTIARGSAFELETQLLLAQSFGFIEDARLQKLLQQVSLVQRMINGFKDRLLKNAKEKS; translated from the coding sequence ATGCACAACTTTAAGGAACTGAAGATTTGGCAAGAAGCGATGACACTGGCGAAGATGGTGTATGAAGCTTCTTCTTCATTTCCAGCAAATGAGAAGTATGGTCTTACATCTCAAATAAACAGAGCTGCGGTGTCTGTTCCTTCCAATATTGCTGAAGGAGCAGGCAGAGGCGGTGATAAGGAATTTATTCAGTTCCTGACTATTGCCAGAGGCTCTGCCTTTGAATTAGAAACACAATTGCTCTTGGCCCAGAGTTTCGGGTTTATAGAAGATGCAAGATTGCAGAAGTTGCTCCAGCAGGTAAGTCTGGTACAACGCATGATAAATGGTTTTAAGGATAGATTGCTCAAGAATGCAAAAGAAAAGTCTTGA